TTGGGCTTTACTAAGCCCggaatattgaaagaaaaaaaaaaacaaaaaacaacttAAGTTAGATTTTTTTGctgttttgatttatttaaagtttcaatttgatttttgtttctaaaatttaaaattaataaaaaagcaTATAAATTCATCTAATcgtgaattattatttttctcaccAGGATCTTGAAGATCTAAATCTTATAAATGAGAGTAAATATTTATCATGAAGTGGATATTTtcgaaaatattaattttatttacaaaattaatatggATAGTcagtttatgtttttattagaataatattatctaaaatctaatcaataataataaaatgataaataatatcatattaaactataaagatttaattataatatgagaAGATGACTGAAATAAAgataagttaaattattttataataaataggtTTAAAGAGTCTTCTTAAACTGtgttatttaatatgtttattgaGGTAcgtaaaaacaattatatatgataaaactattaatttttattttttattaaaaaatagataggGATTGATATTAGTTCTTATGAAATATCAAACAGTATGGGCTCTACTAACCTTGTTTGCTAAATGTTAATGCTTTGTCTTTCTGCACCCCTATAATTATTTTCAGTACTCACTAGTCCATTTTTTACTCTGCGGTGGTGATGATTTTGGCTTCTGGTCGTTCAAGGTTTTCAAGTTACTTGTGTGGTAAGTCTTACGTAATATTTtgcaaattattttaataactttttatttatttatttatcattacacaatttagaattaatttgaattggaaaatataaatattaatttgagaatgtctgatattttaaattgaaagtcCAACTAGATTATACAATTTagattaacttttctttttctaaaatataggATTGGATAATTCAGAAAATTTCAGatcatttaatttgaaaataaatatatgaacttTAGATTTCACATTCCATAATATATATTGACCGATCAAATCGGAAATGTATAGTTTATCAtatgaaattttcaatttaacaGATTATTTTTACGCTTTCAAATTATTGTTTCgatttttttaaagtgaaattaaaaataattaccagtgaaaaaaatattgactattaaaaagttgtttagaatttcattttatagaatttaatttacatttatatttacgtaattaaaattgtttttgaagagattatttttttacaacttgctacaacttattttatttttttagaaactaCGTTCctttatattcatattatattatgtaattttatttgcattattCGTAAAGACATAAATGTGcctattattactattatgcAAGTCAAAATTGAAAGAGATCGGAATCAGATTATTTATCATGTCAAACCAGTTAATCACTAAATTTATAGACTTATAAAGTTAATTACTATATATTAAAcctaatgaaaaaataataaatatactttgtcaaaatatttccaaaaaatctatattaactATCATTGTCCATTATTTCACGAAGACAAAACTATTAAAGTATTATTTCTCCATGCATAATATTCTGTTAGTATTTATAAATACTCTAGCGTAGTTCCTAATTATAATAGCTTTTAAACTTCCTAATTTGCTAATTTAGAATATCTTTGTATGTGTTTTACAATGACTTTTGAGTTATAAATGTGTTTTAGTGACGAATGACATTGGCTATATATGCTCaagtcattattttataaattgactAGAAAGTGGCCCTATATGAATTATCGAATAAGAATCATAATTTAATGTAAGACTGAGATAGccataaaaataaactaacatttaaaaaaaaaaaatacatgatgacaattattactataattattggaACTGTAGTATCTAcgttaattagattttaaatcatcattaaaaattacataataatgACTCCAACTCTTGCTTTTAGGATGATCTCAAAACTGTTTAAAGAAGATATTTAGTTTCATGAATTAATATTACAACATGGATAGGCTTAAATATACGTTTAATCTCTccaaactaatttataaaataagttttattatcatttattaaattggTCTAATCTTATATGGAACTCCCAACAAAAATGCATTACTGCATGATTTTGCAAAAGCTGAAAGTAAACGAAGACAGCAATTATAGATGATTTTCATTATGGTTATTGAAGACAGTAATAAGATCCtttctgataccatgttgaacTCTTACATTGTTACCAAGTCTTACTTAACTGATGAGTGATGATTTTTACATTAGATTAGGTCATACAAAATGTGTATTTTGATTTACGTGCAACTTATCCTTGGCAGGAACGACAAAGTCAAGATTGTAAAGGACTGGAACCATAGTGAGAGAGCAGAAGAAGACCAAGACAGGACCAAAGATCCAAAGCAGAAGAGGAAGTGCAGCGTAGAAGAGTCTGTTTCCAACAGTGTTAAGAAGGAAGCCTTTCTCCAAGATCTGATTAACATATTCAGGGCTGACCAAGGACATGGGGTCCTGTGGGGTGTTGATAAGGATGTTGACTTGGTTGATGAACCTTATGGACAAGGAGTGGCAGAAGAATGAGAAGAGGAAAATGGAGAGCAAAGTGACATATTTGAGTGATACCATGAACTCTCCATGACCCCCATAAACTGTGTCCTCAAGTGGCTTTTTAACACTGTAGGTGCTGCTTATGATTGCTGCTAAGCCCGAGCATAGCAGAATAGAGGTTGTGGCCATTAGGGTCGCACCCATGATTGTGTTCCTCAGTGATTGAACAGCTAGGATGTTTTTTTTGTCGTTGTCCTGCAAAAAGTTCATCATTCTTGAATTATTGTCATGCGTGTgctcattttttttcctatctATTGGCTCACCGTTCACTGTACCATAAAACTAGTGGAACAAAACATTGAGTAATGAAAAGTGCAACGCTAGACATGCAGTACAATGAGTTGTCCACATGCGATTAATCGTATGATACTTGACAAAACTTTGATGGGATAATCTTCTTTATTTGCCGGActtgtaatattattaataaaatgttagTGCAGATCTTTTCATGCATAATCCTATTAGTGCAGATCACAACACGTTAAAACTGGAATATACTGAAGAAACTAGAACTGAAGTGAATATACAGATAGGATTCCTGCAAAGTTATTACAAGAAACCATTTTTAAATAGATAGCTCTGAAATCTTTTGAGTAGATTGATACAAACAAACAATAGatgaaatagtttataaaaCTCCGAGTAAGGGTAAATTTGACAGATTTGCATGCACATTATCTACGTCTCGTTCCAACCATTTTGCATTGCGTGAATAAGAACAATCTGAGAGGTGGAAGTAAATTTATAAGATACCTTCATTATGGTAGCAACCCAATTGCGTCTGCCAGTAGCATTGATGCCAATGATAGTTGTGTGTGGCCGAGTTCGAACAGTGTGCCAGAGCCAGAAATGGTAAGCAATGCTCATAAGAAATCCTAAGGGCACCAATATCACATCCAAATAACACTTCTTCCATTCCATGTCACTTAGCTTCTAAAAACTTAGCTATCTTGAAGAGAAAACACTTTCAACTGaactttcatatattaatttccTTCTTTCTCTGACAGTGGCAAACATGGTTTATATACAGATAAAGCAAGGATGAATGTGGACTTATTTGAAACTCAATTCAATCTGTActtgaattaaaaaagaagaacCCTACTTTTCTCATTAATTTACAAGCATTagcctaatatatatatatatatatatatatatatatatatatatatatatatatatatatattacatgtgGGGTTCTTTTGAACAGCTTTTAGCACCCATTAcatgtgtttttctttgctttttctatCTTCCAATTAGCTACACCCATTTTCTACTTGCCTACTTGTTATATATAGACTATATGGTATAGGTTGATTTAAAGTGATCACGTATGAATAATTgtcttgatatatatatatatatatatatatatatatatatatatatatatatatatatatatatatatatatatatatatatatatatatatatatatggagaaatgtctaaaaaatttcttttaaacttgtgtttgattttgatgtaTTCATCAACTTTCAATTTGCACGTACAATTATAGCTTGTAGGATTAGTGGTATATGAACTTGATTGATAACAatgtattttaagaaattttaaacagtcagaatttactttttttaagaaaagctagattgattttttttttcaatcaagtgatttggtttgaaaataaaaattgagacAAACTAAtctttattgaaatataatattatatatatatatgaagataattttttttaataaaaatttcttaaaattatatttttaagtaaccgtctctttaaatttaatatttttttatttgattgtttttaatattttttaattgaaaaattatttacaaaacaaatacaaattatttacaataaattataaaaaatatttttatttaattttataatataataaaacttattattattttattaatttattatcataaaataataacacactTGCGCGGATGCGTTTTCgctaatatttataatttatttatatcccCCATCgtaacaatttatattatagttttatttgtaCGTGATTGATTTATGAATATAcgaaaagaataattattatagCAATAAtcatgtaataaaaattataacaaatattttaaagcaaatttctatgataaattttaaaaaaattaataattactgtaaaaataattctagataaaaagtcttaaaaaatcaattcaaagaaaatagtaaaacatTATATTGAATAAGAAATCGAACCAAATCAAAactgaatttgattttatattagcTTTAAGCCACCTTTTTAATGAGATATTTAACTAATTGAGATGCAAATACCTGtgaaaagtttaaaaagaaaaatacaccacaaaatattaaataatgatagtaAATCTAAATTTAAAGGTGCTTTCTTATGAACAATTGCAATGACtgtataagtaatttttaaatacaatgtATATTTAACAATGAAATAATTGGATGTATATTTGCGTGAGTATTTTAATATGAGTagttgtatttattatttacatttaagtaaacaaaagtaataataatgaaaaacatttattatcaCACTTTTTGTGTCATGTGTTGCTTATCAAATGTTTTTCCACCATTTATATGATACATTAGTGTCAAGCTTTCACAACTTATATCTTGTTTGcctatcaaataatattttagtatcGCACGCATATTTTGAAGTGTCAAACCttgtatatgtttaaataaataataatttattatcatactGTTTTCAGAAAGTGTAAAACACAACCTTGACaattacatattatataataattttcaccactaagaaaaataaaattcataatagattttatattctcaagaaagaaaaacttgtgTTATATTCcaatataattatagttttctttatCTTAGTTAATGTcagaaaataagttttaaatgtaatttaatctTGAAtctgtttataaaatttacacttttatatatatatatatatatatatatatatatatatatattgttatttaaaatgattatttagtTATATTGATGAGGTTTCCTTTACTCAGCAAAAACATATATGCTACCAGTAAGATATTAAAGGAGCTCATATGAAgttgaatattaatttaataagatTACAGTTGATACGAAAATATACATGTtgactattttattatatataaagatagtaaaatataatttattttattgttaagcAATGTTTTTGTCActaattattttggtttaatagttacttaaataaaatatataactttttattttttatatttaatgtataatctgtaatttgaatgaaaaataatttcagaTAAGGAATATAGAGTAGagattacataaaaaaaatagatataagtttatatatatatatatatatatatatatatatatatatatatatatatatatatatatatattaagatatttttgaagttatttttgtgtgtttgttcaAAAACTAACAATATCTTATCAGTGTGAAGATCTAATCAGTGTGTCGAATTTTTCgcgaaaaaaaatataagagaagTGATAAGGTTTGATTGAAAGAAGGGAAGTGAAATTGTGACAAAGCGCATTTGATtattgagagagagaaataggAGATAAGGAAAGGGCCACTATCAAGTGAAGTGGGCCCAAATTGGGCCCAATGTCCAACACCATTATTCACTCATCTCATGCGAGACTGGCTAATCGTAAGTGCGTTCTCTATAATCTACGCAATCCACTCAAACAAACGTTCTTTCGCGGTTAAGTTCAACACAACCGTTTCCTTCACTAATTCCTTTCTTTCTATcactaatataattttaaaacaaacaacttttctatttagatttaattaaattttattatatcacGATACATGCCATGCTCAATAATTTATAGCTTTCCGTAGCTAGTTAGCTAGTAAGTCATTTCAGACTTTGAAAAAGATAGTCAAAGAGAAACAAAAGCTAGTTAAAGGGTAAagacatacaaaaaaaaaagtacgtATATGTTGTTACACGATGAAGGCTCAGTTTCCAAACATTCATTGACTTAATCAAACTATAGTTTTGCTGTTAGTTATAAATCAAACTAATTAACCATTtccaacatattttttaaatttgtcacaCTACTTAGTTAAGAAACAATGAcaagtttgtttgttttttcttgaattAAGTATTAAGTTAAAATGTGTTGTGAACAGAGAGAAACTACATTTGAAGAGAGTTTTACTTCTTTTATGTTGGTCTATAAGAAgaatccttctttttcttttttgataaggaaaaaaaaaaatgaaagtttgcATATGGAGAATCTAAACAGAAAAAAGCAAAATTTGACAAGAGGACAGTGTGATGTGAATGATTTTTAAAGACATTGTTGTCTATGGGAAGCTATGTTAtaggaaatgaaagaaaaaagaagttggGTAGTATTATTTTGTCACCCAACAAatctatatctattattttacctttcaatctttctctttctttataattacaaaagttaatttttttaataatcaaaatagATTTTCAAGTGGCATAAtgtaaaaaactatttttcaaagTTTCTTTATTTGCATCACCATGCGATAAATACATTCATCAAATAGAtgagtgaaaatgaaaaaaaaataaaatatataaaaactataaatatttttttaatcttaatctCTTTGTTCATTTATGTATAAagacattttaatttatgaaaaaaaaaattttttttcatatattatttaccaatttgaaaaaagaagaagatgggtGGTATGGGCATGGGAAGTGGGTGGACAACAAACCTTTGCAATTAGTGGAGACTTGATGTCCACTTTTGACAACAGTGTTCCAAAACCAAGAGACAGAACAAAGCTACcctaaaatctttttcttacttGTTTCAACTTCAATCACAAATTCTAGTATGGAACATTTAAGAAACAACTCATTTTGATTTGAAACGTAATATAATATCTTTGATATTGTTTTATCAatctctttttatatttaataataacaaaattcaagATTTTCCAGTACTAAAATACTctgtattatttaataattataaattattaaaatatgttatgttatactattttaaaacaatttgtgCATTAATTTGATTAAGGTTCTCCAACATGGTAACAGTTGGAGGCAATTGGATTGAATAGAATAAGGCCATTAATTAGAATATGCTTTGGAAGATGCCTGGGCACAATTATAGTTTGTGTGAACGTATGAATTCATGGAAAACATGTGTTCATTAATGGTCCAATGTTTTCGAAACCCAAGTTTTCATTGTTAAGATATATTCATCTTATCAGTTTCACGATCATCAcacacaaattataaaattttaaatatacttttaatttttaaacttaaatgcgaaattttaattttttttgtcttttttttttatattttgatagttaaactttaaatattaatggatataactttttaataggATAATGTTAAATGTTAGTATTATTagtcatattttattaacaaaaatatttcttctctaacttttaatctatttaattctcaattttattttgttttcgtaaataattacattttggATTACATTAGTctaattaaataactaaaccTAATTTTTTGTATTCAAATCAATGATATGGTAGGCTCTAACTATgattctgataccatattagaaagtggagTTTAAGTCTAATTAAACTCCACAAAacccgacttgtaaggtgaagtttgcaccccacttttatatatatatatatatatatatatatatatatatatatatatatatatatatatattataattttgtcttatctctaatcgatatgAAACTTTCAACATGTATTTAGGAGTCAAGCTTGATCCATTGATTATCTTTATAAAGCGAGTTTGTTTATTAAGAGAGATTTAAGAGATTGACTCTTAATATGAAAACATAGACTCATTTTAACTAGAGATTTGAGTAGACTTGTGAGCTTTTAAAATagtatgtaattttaaattagaaactGATTTATACAATTTCTTTAGTAATAAAAACATTAGTTATTAATGTTAGagattaatttagattttaatttacaaaccaattataattttttatttataatagagaTATATTTTAcgtataataatttttagtttataaatcaatattaacttaattattattatgactaattattttaatttttaaaattgatttctatttaatattttttttataatattgtaatatatCTTTTCTAATGATGATTTTGCAAAAATGTGATGAGTGTGTAAATAAAGATTCgccataaaaaaaaagtaagttgaagataaaatacaaaaaataaaagtctttgcttataaaaatattttattagtttattgattttgtattttttagtCTCATgattataaacaatattttctttgttctctttgtaaaaacaaatacaagtaaaataaatacaaatagtTTAATCTAAGCTGTGTTTTTATCAATCAAGTCAAAAAAGggcaaaaagtaaaaataaagggCAATGAAATAgtgtgatatattttaaattttgaatttctctttttattttctttcaactttgtGTCGACACTCTTTTATATTAGAATGTTAATTACCTTTTGGGATtaacatttgaatttaaaaatcacTTATCATTTAAATAGTCATGTCTAATTTTGTATGAGACATTTTTTATACATGGAATTCGAAAAATATGTTTGACACATTATATATGTAAAGAAACATATTTAGATTTACTTTGACTTTTTAAGAAATgtataagaatttcaataattttaacttaCTTAATACATTATGTTGATTatactaaattaatataataaataacatttactATGTTAAATACTTTCATATTTTCAATATCATCTAAATTTATGTCAattattgaattataaataatttaacttataaagtTTAGTACGTATATagtaatgaaaagaaaatatgtctATGTAACCCAATTGATAGCAGGAATGAAAGAATAACTATTATTGTACGActttagaataaatataaaataaaatctaaatcatattataaataatatcctAAGATCgacttataattcttttttcatttaatttccttttcttttataaaatctaGAATGTTTTTCACAATTTTGGTGAGGTAGTTAAAGTTAGATAAATAATGCATCTATAAAATgcatattttctaaattttaacattgcttttaaACAGTAAATTGAATTAACAtaacatgaaaatgaaaactcatCGACTTTGACACATAACGATGgctaagaattaaatttaataaattcaacacgttcttaatttttataagttttggACAAGTTACCTCAATAATGATAGTTTACAACAAAACTAACATTACGatttgttaaataataaaaaaaattaaatatgaatttgaattaACAATTTGCagtaaaaatacatttataatttgataggaaataaaataaaatagtttaaatgatcatttttttaactattttcaacaataaaaatgGTACCTTCCTTAATGTCActaatgaaaaatgaatttttcacTATATCAATGTTTAACAAGTTATTCATAGCAAAAAAAGTGTTAGGAAAAaaagagtaataatatcatgacacgcttttatattttgacacattcatttgatatataatacaagggtaaaatggtccaaaaagtgtaaaaaaaaagtaatgaaaaaaatgttgaaacctttaaaatataggTTTCGAATGTCCCTGTTTTTGCGTTTTTTTCCCAATTACGTCCCCgtcttaaattttttaccaatttagtcccaaagattgcaaaattgaaagaaattaacccctgccgttaaataaagttaacggggttaactttCAGCTTAGCTGTAAGGGTGAGCTGTCTTTAACTTGTTATGTGGCGTGCACAGAAGCTTTGAAGTGTCTTGTGTCTTTTATTATGCACGTGACTTTTATTAGTGAAGTTAAtcacaaaattaagaaattggagatttttCGTCTAGGTTTCTTTTGGCAACCAACGCTATGCAGAATGTTGAACCGGGAACTCCACTATCAAGCAACAATTTGAGGTTAACTACCCCACGACTTTCATAAAGTAAAGAAGGATTGTGAATCAGAAAATCAATGATTTGCTTGTCCGTAAACAAGGGTGGAAAGAGCCCTCTAATAAAGTCATATGTTGGGATTATATGATTCTCCAAGCTTTGTCAGAGAAAATGAGGGCAGGCAGTAACGTCGTGAATAATGTCAAGGGACGAAGCACCCTTTGAAcgcaaaaattcaaactttggCAACAACACCTTTTGGGTGTTGTATGAAAGTAACTGGGGCACTCTTTGGAGGATATGAGATATGTGAGAGTTGGAGAAGGCGTGGTTTTGGAAGAAGGAAAGAACAAAATCAGGGTTTTGGGGTTtcgaaaaatgaaaaatacggGAAGCTTTGAGAAATGTGGAATTTGAATTCGCTAAAATCACCAAAATGCTCTCAGAGTAACAGAGACTGTGTTGAAGCTGATTTTTAGAAGAACATAGTAAACATCAATACCCTAGTTTTGAATTTGGGAATTGCAGAACCCTAGttttgaatttgggaatttGCGATTAGGGTTCTTCGTAGGGTTTGATTTAGGGTTCTGCGCAAATTTGCTTTTCTCTGGTCCTAATTTCTGATGCAGGTTGTGCGAAGGAGATGACGGCCATGCGAGGAGCTTCGCATCTTTTGGTTCATGATGAAGATGGTGATTTTTGGTTGTTGCTGCGGAGACGCAATTCTTAGTTGGTTTCTGTTTGCAAGTGAATCTGGGCTTGATGATGAACGCAGAACTGGAGATGCTTCTTCCATGATTGACGTTATGccaatttgaaacaaaaaccccaattctttaatttttgattaACTTCACTAATAAAAGGCATGTGACAAATTAGAGTCACCTGAAAACTTCTTTGCACGCCACGTAACAAATAAAAGTCACCTCAGCCTCACAGATCAGCTGGAAGTTAACCTGTTAGCTTGATTTAACgagaagttaatttttttcaattttgtaatctttgagattaaattgataaaaaatttaagacggagataaaattagaaaaaaaatgcgAAAACAGAAATCTTCGAATGAGTTTAACCTAAAATATATGTCAGACAAAAAGTGAAAgcactaaaaatatattgaaaatatctAATTTAAGCCTAACACTCGTTGAAGTTTTGAGTCAATAAATTTGGAAGAATGGACAATTGATAAGTATTAGTCAAAAGTTGATAACCGATGAAGATGACAACTTTGAAAGTATTAGTCACGGATTCGATTGttgtagagaaaaaaaataataataaagggaaaagtaaatatcttttaatttattcactCATAGTTGTATGAATATCTTACATATATGTGGAAATCATTTTCCTAATCAATGTATATTTAGTCTCTTTTTTAGGCTgggtatataatttattaaaaaaatgttttacgttacttttatataaaatttaatttagaaataaaatacaaCTTTTGAAATCACATTTAATCGAAAGAATAATGAGAGGTTGTTCAGTGATACGTATTTGCTCTTCTCTTCAATATCACCATGCAAATGCAACGCATCGTTAAGCTATCTTAAATGGCGCATGAGAATGCGGATCAAGGTCGGATATAACTGTCCAATTACACTTAAAAGTCAATTTGCCTTTagatttttctaacaaaatcataatattttatcattttttttttcagaaatacAAATTGTTCACCTCCATTTACGTAACTGTTCAACTACGTCACGTAACCAACC
This DNA window, taken from Vigna radiata var. radiata cultivar VC1973A chromosome 5, Vradiata_ver6, whole genome shotgun sequence, encodes the following:
- the LOC106761511 gene encoding uncharacterized protein LOC106761511: MEWKKCYLDVILVPLGFLMSIAYHFWLWHTVRTRPHTTIIGINATGRRNWVATIMKDNDKKNILAVQSLRNTIMGATLMATTSILLCSGLAAIISSTYSVKKPLEDTVYGGHGEFMVSLKYVTLLSIFLFSFFCHSLSIRFINQVNILINTPQDPMSLVSPEYVNQILEKGFLLNTVGNRLFYAALPLLLWIFGPVLVFFCSLTMVPVLYNLDFVVPAKDKLHVNQNTHFV